TCCGGGGAGCGGCCCGCGCCACCACGCCGCGCCGCTGGGGCGGTGACGGCCCCGGTCCGGATCGCCGACGCGGCCACGGTACGGCTGCTGCGGCCCGGGGACCGGGTCGACGTCATCGCCGCCGAGGAGACGGTGTCGGGCGGCGATGCCCGGGTGGTCGCGCGCGGCGCCAGGGTGACGAAGGTGCCGGAGCCCCTGGAGGGCGCGAGTGACGGCGGGGCGCTGGTCGTGCTGTCGGTCCCGCGCGCCACCGCCGCCCGGCTGGCCGGCGCGAGTGCCACGGCGCGCCTGGCGGTGACGCTGTGGTGAGGGGCGGGATGGCGATGGCTGTGGTGGCGATGTCTGCGGTGGTGAGGGGCGCGGTGGCGACGTCTGCGCCCGTGAGGGGCGCGGTCGTGGTGCGTGCGCCCTCGCCGAGGCCCGCGCTCGCGGGACCCAGGTGCTCGGTTCGGCGCAGCGTTGACGTAGGTTGCGGAGCGTTTTGTTCCACACGCTGCTCGTGCGAGGAGAGGCCCCGAGGTGAGCGAGAAGAAGGATCCGAGTGTCTGGGAGGGCTTCAAGGCCTTCCTGATGCGCGGGAACGTCGTCGATCTGGCGGTGGCGGTGGTGATCGGCGCCGCCTTCACCAACATCGTCAACGCCGTGGTGAAGGGCATCATCAACCCGGTCGTCGGCGCCATCGGCACCAAGAACCTCGACCACTACAGCTCCTGCCTCAGCTCTACCTGCGAGGGCGAGCAGGACATCCGGATCCTGTGGGGTTCCGTGCTCGGCGCCACGCTGAGCTTCGTGATCACCGCGGCGGTCGTCTACTTCCTGATGGTCCTGCCCATGGCGAAGTACCTGGCCCGGATGGAGGCCCGCCGGAAGGCCAAGGAGGGCACGCAGGAGGTCATCGAGGTGACCGAGCTGGAGGTGCTGAAGGAGATCCGGGACGCGCTGGTCGCCCAGCGTGGTTCGGGACACGACCGGCCGTAGCGCTGGCTGTAGTTCCGCGGGCGGCCGCGCGGCTGCTTCAGAGGTGGTGGGGCGGCTTCTCGTCGAGGAAGCGCCTGAGGTCGGCCGCGCCGCCGCCGGAGTCGGTGCGCTCGCCCCAGCCCCGGTCGGTGTCGTCGGAGGACTGCTGGTCGAGCGGGTCGTCGAAGACCAGCGCGGGCTTCGGCTCGCGCGGCTCGGAATCGGGAGCGGTGCTCATGCGTCCAGGGTACGGTCGCGGAGAAAAACCCCGCGCCTTCTGTTGTGCTGGGAATCATGACCTCCAGCACCACTCCCCCGCCCGCCCCCTCCGGCGCTTCCGACGGCCGGGGCCCCCTGCGCAGGCTCCGGGCCCGCGGCCGCGACGAGGCGCACCGGACGGCCTCGCCGCTGGAGCTCTTCTTCGACCTGTGCTTCGTCGTGGCCGTCGCCCAGGCGGGTGTCCAGCTGGTGCACTCCGTGGCCGAGGGACATGCCGGCCAGGGGATCCTCGACTACGCGATGGTGTTCTTCGCCCTGTGGTGGGCGTGGATGAACTTCACGTGGTTCGCCTCGGCGTACGACAACGACGACGTCCTCTACCGGGTCGTCACGCTGGTGCAGATCGCGGGTGTGCTGGTCCTCGCGGCGGGGGTCTCACGGGCGTTCGAAGCGCACGAGTTCCTCGTGGTCTGGCTGGGCTACGCGATCATGCGGCTCGCGCTGGTGGCGCAGTGGCTGCGGGCGGCCCGTTCGAGCGAGGGCCCGGAGCGTACGACGGCCCTGCGCTACGCGGGTGGGGTCCTGCTGTGCCAGGTCGGCTGGCTGGGGCTGCTGTTCCTGCCGGAGGGGGCCCGGCCCTGGTGGTTCCTGGTGATGGCGCTGCTGGAGATGTGCGTGCCGCCGTTCGCGGAGCGGGGATACACCACGGCCTGGCATCCGCGTCACATCGCCGAGCGGTACGGGCTGTTCACCATCATCGTGCTGGGCGAGACGATCGCGGCGGCCGCGATCGCGGTGAAGTCGGGCATCGACGAGAACGACGCGCTGGGCGAGCTCCTCCCCATCGCGGCGGGCGGTCTGCTGGTGATCTTCGCGGCGTGGTGGCTCTACTTCGTGGTGCCCGTCCACAGCCATCTGCGTTCCAACCGGCAGGCGTTCCTGTGGGGTTACGGGCACTACCTCGTCTTCGCCTCGGCGGCCGCGATCGGCGCCGGACTGGAGGTGGCGGTGGAGCAGACGGTCGGCGAGGCGCACATCTCCACGCTGGCGGCCTCGGCCGCCGTGACCCTGCCGACGGCCCTCTACCTGCTGACGTTGTGGGCTCTGCACTCGCGCCACTTCAAGGCGGGCTTCACCCAGCAGCTGGTGCTGCCGACGACAGCACTGCTGGTGATCTGCTGCACGTTCCTGGGTGACTGGGCGGTGTCGGCGGCGGGCGTGGTCTGCGCGCTGTCGGTGGCGGCGGGTGAGACGTCGGCCGTGCGCAGGGACGCGCGGGAGAGCGGACCGGCGACGCCGGCCGGGTGAGGGGCGCCGCGGCGGGTGAGGGGCGCCGCGGTGGTGGCCGACAGCGCCGAGCGGCTCGGTGCGCCCGCCGACGCGGGCGGCTGGACGAGACTGTGCGCCATGACAGTTGAGGCTCTGGTTGACGCTCTGACGGATGTCCCCGGCCTGCGCGTGGGGCACGCGACCCGCGCCGGTGACGGCTGGCTCACCGGCACCACGGTCGTGCTCGCCCCGGAGGGCGGCGCCGTGGCCGCGGTGGACGTGCGCGGCGGCGGTCCCGGCACGAAGGAGACGGACGCGCTCGATCCGCGGAACGTGGTGCGCAAGGTCGAGGCGGTCGTGCTGACCGGCGGCAGCGCGTACGGGCTGGACGCGGCGTCGGGGGTGATGGCCTGGCTGGAGGAACGGGGGCGCGGGATCCGGGTCGGGGCGGACCCGGCGCACGTGGTGCCGGTGGTGCCCGCCGCCTGCGTCTTCGACCTGGGGCGGGGCGGCGACTTCCGGGCCCGGCCGGACGCGGCCACCGGCCGGGCCGCGGTGGAGGCCGCCGCGGCGAGCGAGGCAGGCGCCCCGGTGGCGCAGGGATGCGTGGGTGCCGGCACAGGCGCGGTGGTCGGGGTGGTGAAGGGCGGCGTCGGCAGCGCGAGCACCGTGCTCGGCTCGGGGATCACGGTGGCGGCGCTGGTGGTGGCCAACGCGGCGGGGTCGGTGGTGGATCCGGAGACGGGGGTGCTGTACGGGGAGTTGTTCCAGGGGCGGGTGGAGTATCCGGAGGCGCGGGTCCACGAGGCGGCGCGGCGGCGCCTGGCCGAGACGGCCGCGCGGAGTGCTCCTCCCCCGCTCAACACCACGCTCGCGGTGGTCGCCACGGACGCGGACCTGACGAAGGCGCAGGCGCAGAAGCTGGCCGGTACGGCACATGACGGCATCGCCCGCGCGGTGCGTCCGGTGCACCTCCTCAACGACGGGGACACGGTGTTCGCCCTGGCGACGGGAGACCGCGCCCTGGACGCCGCGAACCCGCTCGCCCTCAACGAGGTCCTCGCCGCGGGCGCGGACGTCGTGACCCGGGCGATCGTGCGGGCCGTCCGGGCCGCCGGGTCGGTCGACGGGCCGGGTGGGACGTGGCCGTCGTACGGGGAGTTGTACGCGGGCCGCTGAACCGGCCCGCGGCGCACAGCGGATCCACAGCGGACCGGGACTTTGTCGCGGTTCTGTCACGTGACGGCGTTCACCGCGCACGGACGGAACCCGACCGGCCGCCCGTCCCCTCTTCCCTCACGTACTGGAGCGGATCACGCACAACACACGAACTGGGAGCAGCCCGTGACAACGCCGGACATTGCAGCGCGGCGCACACTGACGGCCTGTGCCGCCCTGATGGTCGGCGCCCTGACGCTCACCGCCTGCGGTGGCAGCGCCAACGCCAAGGACGACGAGAAGGGCGGCAAGGGCGCCGCCAAGACGTCCGTCGCGAAGATCGCCATCTCGGCGAAGGACGGTTCGACCGGCGCCTCCATCAACACGACCGGCGTGAAGGTCAGCGACGGGAAGCTGACCGACGTGAAGATGACGGTGGCGGACAGCGGGCAGGCCGTGCCGGGCTCGGTCTCCGCCGACGGCAAGGCGTGGAAGCCGAAGGAGCAGTTGGAGCGCGGCACGAAGTACCAGATATCGGCGACCGCGAAGGACGCGGACGGGCGGACGGCCGCGGCCAACTCGATCTTCACCACGGTGACGTCGGCGAACAGCTTCATCGGGACGTACACGCCGGACGACGGCACCACGGTCGGTGTGGGCATGCCGGTGTCGTTCACCTTCGACAAGGCCATCACCGACCGCAAGGCCGTGCAGTCGCACATCACGGTCGTCTCCAGCAGCGGGCAGAAGGTCGTGGGGCACTGGTTCAACGGGCAGCGGCTCGACTTCCGGCCCGAGGAGTACTGGAAGGCCGGCTCCAAGGTCACGATGAAGATCGACCTGGACGGCGTCGAGGGCGCGAACGGCGTCTACGGCGTGCAGAAGAAGACGGTCACCTTCACGGTCGGGCGTGCGCAGGTCTCCACGGTCGACGCGAAGACCCAGACCATGACGGTCGTGCGGGACGGCAGG
This genomic stretch from Streptomyces sp. Go-475 harbors:
- the mscL gene encoding large conductance mechanosensitive channel protein MscL, coding for MSEKKDPSVWEGFKAFLMRGNVVDLAVAVVIGAAFTNIVNAVVKGIINPVVGAIGTKNLDHYSSCLSSTCEGEQDIRILWGSVLGATLSFVITAAVVYFLMVLPMAKYLARMEARRKAKEGTQEVIEVTELEVLKEIRDALVAQRGSGHDRP
- a CDS encoding low temperature requirement protein A — its product is MTSSTTPPPAPSGASDGRGPLRRLRARGRDEAHRTASPLELFFDLCFVVAVAQAGVQLVHSVAEGHAGQGILDYAMVFFALWWAWMNFTWFASAYDNDDVLYRVVTLVQIAGVLVLAAGVSRAFEAHEFLVVWLGYAIMRLALVAQWLRAARSSEGPERTTALRYAGGVLLCQVGWLGLLFLPEGARPWWFLVMALLEMCVPPFAERGYTTAWHPRHIAERYGLFTIIVLGETIAAAAIAVKSGIDENDALGELLPIAAGGLLVIFAAWWLYFVVPVHSHLRSNRQAFLWGYGHYLVFASAAAIGAGLEVAVEQTVGEAHISTLAASAAVTLPTALYLLTLWALHSRHFKAGFTQQLVLPTTALLVICCTFLGDWAVSAAGVVCALSVAAGETSAVRRDARESGPATPAG
- a CDS encoding P1 family peptidase, producing MTVEALVDALTDVPGLRVGHATRAGDGWLTGTTVVLAPEGGAVAAVDVRGGGPGTKETDALDPRNVVRKVEAVVLTGGSAYGLDAASGVMAWLEERGRGIRVGADPAHVVPVVPAACVFDLGRGGDFRARPDAATGRAAVEAAAASEAGAPVAQGCVGAGTGAVVGVVKGGVGSASTVLGSGITVAALVVANAAGSVVDPETGVLYGELFQGRVEYPEARVHEAARRRLAETAARSAPPPLNTTLAVVATDADLTKAQAQKLAGTAHDGIARAVRPVHLLNDGDTVFALATGDRALDAANPLALNEVLAAGADVVTRAIVRAVRAAGSVDGPGGTWPSYGELYAGR
- a CDS encoding Ig-like domain-containing protein, which encodes MTTPDIAARRTLTACAALMVGALTLTACGGSANAKDDEKGGKGAAKTSVAKIAISAKDGSTGASINTTGVKVSDGKLTDVKMTVADSGQAVPGSVSADGKAWKPKEQLERGTKYQISATAKDADGRTAAANSIFTTVTSANSFIGTYTPDDGTTVGVGMPVSFTFDKAITDRKAVQSHITVVSSSGQKVVGHWFNGQRLDFRPEEYWKAGSKVTMKIDLDGVEGANGVYGVQKKTVTFTVGRAQVSTVDAKTQTMTVVRDGRTIKTIPISAGSPQHTTYNGQMVISEKFVQTRMNSQTVGLGGEYDIPDVPHAMRLTTSGTFIHGNYWYNKGNPPFGRQGTSHGCVGLADVQGAGGNTPAKWFYDNSLIGDVVIVKNSPDKTVAPDNGLNGWNMAWSQWVAGSAS